The DNA sequence ATGTGTCTTGGGGGCAACCATGGCTTTTAGAGAGCAGCTTGAGGATGACTATTATCAGCTCAGCTGTTCTGGCCACTGGAACACAGTATTCTCATGGTGGGGACAGCACAGCCCTTCTTCTCTGATATCACAAGTAAGAACTCACAAGAAGTTGGAAAGGGCAAAGTTGAACTGCAACACACTCCCCTCTTGCAACATTTCTCTCCCACGCATCCAATAACCAAACAATAAGATTTGACATTCTGATAGTTTATTCAAGATTTTGAAGCAGAGAAGAACAGCCTCCCAGGCAAGATCAGTGCCCCCTAACTACACATTTCCAATAACTGCCTCCATCAAATGCAAAAAGGGCCATCCGCTCACCATATGGCATGCCAAGGAAACAAACGCTTGAAGAGAAAGAAATAGCAGAATTCTGATTATGCAGTGAGAGGATTCACGTTCACCCGCAGACAATCTATTCATGATTTTAGGCAGGATCATCATATTCAGAGTTGGCAGCCGCGTGTCCATTGTGAGACGTCTCTTCCTTTGCAATTGTTACTCCAGCCCACCCTAAATGTCAGAAACAAAGTGCATGAGTGTTCTGTTGACAGAGGTCTCCTTTGAGGAGCTACGAGAAGTTTCCAGGAAATGTTTCTCTACTTGCCCACCTTCCCCTTGAGCCAGCCGTACGTATCCTGGAGGTGCATCAGCCCATCTGCTTCCTTCTCATCTTACCATTCTCTGgcattttaaaagggaaggaggacAGAACATGTGTGGCAGAAAGGAGAGTGGGAGCTGTACCACTGGAGTACCACTACTGTCACTGCATTTCAGTTCTTCCCTTTACTCCTCATCTCATCAATACTGGGACTGTGACAACACTGAATAGCCACCAACCATCAAAAGCAATCCATGTATATTCAGTGCCCAACGAGGTAGCATCTTCCACTATTAGATACGCAAAGGCCTAGAgaactgagtgcccaatcctgagcttggcgtgcTGGCGGTACATTTATGAGAACtaatgctgggctagtgccgggcagcGGCCCAAGCTCTGCCACTCTGCAGTCGCAAGGACCGCCAAGCAGCGAGGAGGTAagtgggggcttggggggaggtgaggaggaggagttctggggaggcCGGCAGAGGGTGAGGAGgcggcgttccagggggagggagcagggagggagggaggcgggacggGTGGAGCTTCACTCACCATGCAGcacggaggcttttgattcactgctgaccaaaaggttggcggtaaatcGAGTagtctcattgtggggctactctctttaccagggggaaggggacgaaagtctccttctcccaaggtgccacccatgGCTGTCCGAAGCATgaaggatgcggcggcagccatttttggctatattaattttattaattttattgctataaaatttatatttataaatttatagtTTAAAATTTATAACTATATTAATTTTATTGCTGTTGCATCAATGAACAGAAAGATGATAAACTGAGCTGGACTTACCAGGCATCCATCCCGTTGGGGTCACTGACAACCTTCTTTGCACAGTTAATGTCATCGGTGATGTCATTAGTTAGGAAATCTGTCCAAAGGAAGCAATGGTGGTTATTGGGGATCCCAGTAGAGGAATTTGCTCTTTCTGATCCACTATGCAAACATTCCGTTGCACAGATACCATGTCAGCAGAAGTACATAGAGAGGCATTCTCAGAGCTCCTTTTGCTGAGGCATCTGTCAGGGTCCAAGGCTGGATATTCTTGGAAGAACTGATGGGCTGGTCTTTACCCTCTAGGGGGTATGAATTACTTTTAATGCATTTTTGGTAGTAACTACTTCATTACAATGTGGGAACAGCCCTAGTCCTTCATGCAATCCATTCAAATCATCCAAAGCATCAAATTTTGTAGATTTTTACTAATTAGTCACTAGAAGTATGTTACTTACTGTTGCAGGAGGTTCTGCAGCCATTAGCTGATGGGCCTTGTCCATTGGTGCACCAATAGCGGCTGTTTATCTGAAAAATCCCATAGTCCCGGCTGCCATCACTGTTCGGTGGTCCCACAGCCGCCGTGTTGAATCTGCTTTCATAAAAAGCCATACAGACCCCTGGAACAAAAAGAAGCAGAAAAGAGCTTACAATTGAAAGCATGGCATGCTGGGGCACAACAGTTTCATTTTCTGTGAACAATCATTTGCAACCTTTTGAAATAGAatggaacaaaaaaaacaaccccgTTCTTTAAAAGTTTCTCTAGCAAAACGATAtaccttaaaaaagaaaatgaaagctaaagtgaatatttcattttcttttcctagagctctttttttaaagttatagttttattttaaaagatcaaagatCAAACATACAAACTCAGTAAATTAGAAATACCAATTAGACATAggtgaaaattaaaaaaacaaacaaacagatatTGAAAGCTGTGTGGCAGGTGCAGAGTTCT is a window from the Tiliqua scincoides isolate rTilSci1 chromosome 2, rTilSci1.hap2, whole genome shotgun sequence genome containing:
- the LOC136639337 gene encoding lysozyme C, milk isozyme-like codes for the protein MKVLALALLCLLIAANEAIIMNKCQLAKALKQNGMSGYQRVSLDNWVCMAFYESRFNTAAVGPPNSDGSRDYGIFQINSRYWCTNGQGPSANGCRTSCNNFLTNDITDDINCAKKVVSDPNGMDAWVGWSNNCKGRDVSQWTRGCQL